The following proteins are encoded in a genomic region of Brachypodium distachyon strain Bd21 chromosome 1, Brachypodium_distachyon_v3.0, whole genome shotgun sequence:
- the LOC100831717 gene encoding probable transcription factor GLK1 isoform X1, which yields MLAVSTPRCGADAEDQRAVELETAGAHFDMDQLDFTVDDIDFGDFFLRLEHGDALPDLEVDDDPAADIFSDFEAAVATGGAVEELQDQEVPCDELLPGSLLHDDVGSVSPTGGGVIGAVENMAFAEAADDGEKEGCNQAMEDGNVNCNVGGNGAAMEDAKSPCSTASSSQEAESRHKSSRKKNSHGKKKAKVDWTPELHRRFVQAVEQLGIDKAVPSRILEIMGIDSLTRHNIASHLQKYRSHRKHMLAREAEAASWTQRRHAYAAGGPAGAAKKQETSMWTVPTIGFSPSPAPLPPPPPPPHPAMQHFARPLHVWGHPSTDPHSPRVAVWPPRHPATPRGPVPPPPPSWAAPPPTFWHHPYMRGPAHAYMPATHGTPCVAMPMAPAKFPAPPVAGVMPCPVYTPLSAPASKKQQDSQLQLQAQPSNESIDAAIGDVLTKPWLPLPLGLKPPSLGSVMGELQRQGVSNVPQACGARPDLTEAPRRRRREPEFHRPSPATLRRNPPPGGPPRHAASSPPFPELRGSPEHPRRRFPHHRRRRKPSTTAGDCSECEPCCCEECGNYHSFEQGSSDEE from the exons ATGCTCGCCGTGTCGACGCCGAGGTGCGGCGCCGATGCGGAGGATCAGCGCGCTGTGGAGCTGGAGACGGCTGGGGCTCACTTTGACATGGATCAGTTGGACTTCACGGTCGATGACATAGATTTTGGGGACTTCTTCCTAAGGCTAGAGCACGGCGATGCGCTGCCGGACCTcgaggtcgacgacgaccCGGCCGCAGATATCTTCTCTGATTTCGAGGCGGCGGTagccaccggcggcgccgtcgaggagTTGCAGGACCAGGAGGTGCCCTGTGACGAGCTGCTGCCGGGTTCTCTTCTTCATGACGACGTCGGTTCTGTCAGCCCAACCGGCGGCGGTGTCATCGGCGCCGTCGAAAACATGGCGTTTGCTGAGGCAGCTGACGATGGAGAGAAGGAAGGGTGCAATCAGGCCATGGAGGATGGGAATGTGAATTGCAACGTCGGTGGCAATGGAGCCGCCATGGAAGACGCAAAATCGCCGTGTTCAACAGCGTCGTCGTCCCAGGAGGCTGAGAGCCGGCATAagtcgtcgaggaagaagaactcTCACGGaaagaagaaggccaag GTGGACTGGACGCCGGAGCTTCACCGGAGGTTTGTGCAGGCGGTAGAGCAGCTCGGAATCGACAAGGCAGTGCCATCAAGGATACTAGAGATCATGGGAATCGACTCCCTCACTCGGCACAACATAGCAAGCCATTTGCAG AAGTACCGGTCTCACCGGAAGCACATGCTTGcccgggaggcggaggcggcaagCTGGACGCAACGACGGCATGCCTACGCCGCCGGAGGACCTGCAGGAGCTGCGAAGAAGCAGGAGACGAGCATGTGGACAGTGCCAACCATCGGCTTTTCGCCGTCGccagctcctcttcctccgccgccgccgccgccgcaccctgCGATGCAGCATTTTGCACGGCCGCTGCACGTTTGGGGCCACCCATCGACAGACCCGCACTCTCCCCGTGTGGCAGTGTGGCCGCCGAGGCACCCGGCCACGCCGCGCGGTcctgtgccgccgccgccgccgtcgtgggCTGCCCCGCCCCCTACTTTCTGGCATCACCCATACATGAGG GGGCCagcacatgcatatatgccgGCAACTCATGGGACTCCTTGCGTGGCAATGCCGATGGCACCGGCG AAATTTCCTGCTCCACCGGTCGCCGGTGTTATGCCGTGCCCAGTCTACACGCCCCTCTCAGCACCAGCGAGCAAGAAACAACAAGATTCCCAGCTCCAACTACAGGCACAACCG tCAAATGAGAGCATAGACGCGGCTATTGGTGATGTTTTAACCAAACCGTGGCTGCCACTGCCCCTTGGGCTGAAGCCTCCTTCTCTGGGTAGTGTCATGGGCGAGCTTCAAAGGCAAGGCGTATCCAATGTCCCTCAAGCTTGCGG CGCCCGACCCGACCTGACCGAagctccacgccgccgccgccgggaacCCGAGTTCCACCGCCCGTCTCCGGCCACCCTGAGGAGGAACCCGCCGCCAGGAGGACCGCCACGACACGCCGCTTCTTCCCCGCCGTTTCCCGAGCTCCGAGGATCGCCAGaacacccgcgccgccgtttcccgcaccaccgccgccgccggaaacCTAGCACCACCGCCGGAG ATTGTTCGGagtgtgaaccttgttgttgcgaagagtgcggaAACTACCACAGCTTTGAACAAG gaagttcTGACGAAGAGTAA
- the LOC100831717 gene encoding probable transcription factor GLK1 isoform X3: protein MLAVSTPRCGADAEDQRAVELETAGAHFDMDQLDFTVDDIDFGDFFLRLEHGDALPDLEVDDDPAADIFSDFEAAVATGGAVEELQDQEVPCDELLPGSLLHDDVGSVSPTGGGVIGAVENMAFAEAADDGEKEGCNQAMEDGNVNCNVGGNGAAMEDAKSPCSTASSSQEAESRHKSSRKKNSHGKKKAKVDWTPELHRRFVQAVEQLGIDKAVPSRILEIMGIDSLTRHNIASHLQKYRSHRKHMLAREAEAASWTQRRHAYAAGGPAGAAKKQETSMWTVPTIGFSPSPAPLPPPPPPPHPAMQHFARPLHVWGHPSTDPHSPRVAVWPPRHPATPRGPVPPPPPSWAAPPPTFWHHPYMRGPAHAYMPATHGTPCVAMPMAPAKFPAPPVAGVMPCPVYTPLSAPASKKQQDSQLQLQAQPIVRSVNLVVAKSAETTTALNKEVLTKSKGTLWSLGFEPTFQHATTVVLM from the exons ATGCTCGCCGTGTCGACGCCGAGGTGCGGCGCCGATGCGGAGGATCAGCGCGCTGTGGAGCTGGAGACGGCTGGGGCTCACTTTGACATGGATCAGTTGGACTTCACGGTCGATGACATAGATTTTGGGGACTTCTTCCTAAGGCTAGAGCACGGCGATGCGCTGCCGGACCTcgaggtcgacgacgaccCGGCCGCAGATATCTTCTCTGATTTCGAGGCGGCGGTagccaccggcggcgccgtcgaggagTTGCAGGACCAGGAGGTGCCCTGTGACGAGCTGCTGCCGGGTTCTCTTCTTCATGACGACGTCGGTTCTGTCAGCCCAACCGGCGGCGGTGTCATCGGCGCCGTCGAAAACATGGCGTTTGCTGAGGCAGCTGACGATGGAGAGAAGGAAGGGTGCAATCAGGCCATGGAGGATGGGAATGTGAATTGCAACGTCGGTGGCAATGGAGCCGCCATGGAAGACGCAAAATCGCCGTGTTCAACAGCGTCGTCGTCCCAGGAGGCTGAGAGCCGGCATAagtcgtcgaggaagaagaactcTCACGGaaagaagaaggccaag GTGGACTGGACGCCGGAGCTTCACCGGAGGTTTGTGCAGGCGGTAGAGCAGCTCGGAATCGACAAGGCAGTGCCATCAAGGATACTAGAGATCATGGGAATCGACTCCCTCACTCGGCACAACATAGCAAGCCATTTGCAG AAGTACCGGTCTCACCGGAAGCACATGCTTGcccgggaggcggaggcggcaagCTGGACGCAACGACGGCATGCCTACGCCGCCGGAGGACCTGCAGGAGCTGCGAAGAAGCAGGAGACGAGCATGTGGACAGTGCCAACCATCGGCTTTTCGCCGTCGccagctcctcttcctccgccgccgccgccgccgcaccctgCGATGCAGCATTTTGCACGGCCGCTGCACGTTTGGGGCCACCCATCGACAGACCCGCACTCTCCCCGTGTGGCAGTGTGGCCGCCGAGGCACCCGGCCACGCCGCGCGGTcctgtgccgccgccgccgccgtcgtgggCTGCCCCGCCCCCTACTTTCTGGCATCACCCATACATGAGG GGGCCagcacatgcatatatgccgGCAACTCATGGGACTCCTTGCGTGGCAATGCCGATGGCACCGGCG AAATTTCCTGCTCCACCGGTCGCCGGTGTTATGCCGTGCCCAGTCTACACGCCCCTCTCAGCACCAGCGAGCAAGAAACAACAAGATTCCCAGCTCCAACTACAGGCACAACCG ATTGTTCGGagtgtgaaccttgttgttgcgaagagtgcggaAACTACCACAGCTTTGAACAAG gaagttcTGACGAAGAGTAAGGGTACGTTATGGTCTTTGGGTTTCgagcctacattccaacacgctaccactgtggtgttgatgtga
- the LOC100831717 gene encoding probable transcription factor GLK1 isoform X2, which yields MLAVSTPRCGADAEDQRAVELETAGAHFDMDQLDFTVDDIDFGDFFLRLEHGDALPDLEVDDDPAADIFSDFEAAVATGGAVEELQDQEVPCDELLPGSLLHDDVGSVSPTGGGVIGAVENMAFAEAADDGEKEGCNQAMEDGNVNCNVGGNGAAMEDAKSPCSTASSSQEAESRHKSSRKKNSHGKKKAKVDWTPELHRRFVQAVEQLGIDKAVPSRILEIMGIDSLTRHNIASHLQKYRSHRKHMLAREAEAASWTQRRHAYAAGGPAGAAKKQETSMWTVPTIGFSPSPAPLPPPPPPPHPAMQHFARPLHVWGHPSTDPHSPRVAVWPPRHPATPRGPVPPPPPSWAAPPPTFWHHPYMRGPAHAYMPATHGTPCVAMPMAPAKFPAPPVAGVMPCPVYTPLSAPASKKQQDSQLQLQAQPSNESIDAAIGDVLTKPWLPLPLGLKPPSLGSVMGELQRQGVSNVPQACGLFGV from the exons ATGCTCGCCGTGTCGACGCCGAGGTGCGGCGCCGATGCGGAGGATCAGCGCGCTGTGGAGCTGGAGACGGCTGGGGCTCACTTTGACATGGATCAGTTGGACTTCACGGTCGATGACATAGATTTTGGGGACTTCTTCCTAAGGCTAGAGCACGGCGATGCGCTGCCGGACCTcgaggtcgacgacgaccCGGCCGCAGATATCTTCTCTGATTTCGAGGCGGCGGTagccaccggcggcgccgtcgaggagTTGCAGGACCAGGAGGTGCCCTGTGACGAGCTGCTGCCGGGTTCTCTTCTTCATGACGACGTCGGTTCTGTCAGCCCAACCGGCGGCGGTGTCATCGGCGCCGTCGAAAACATGGCGTTTGCTGAGGCAGCTGACGATGGAGAGAAGGAAGGGTGCAATCAGGCCATGGAGGATGGGAATGTGAATTGCAACGTCGGTGGCAATGGAGCCGCCATGGAAGACGCAAAATCGCCGTGTTCAACAGCGTCGTCGTCCCAGGAGGCTGAGAGCCGGCATAagtcgtcgaggaagaagaactcTCACGGaaagaagaaggccaag GTGGACTGGACGCCGGAGCTTCACCGGAGGTTTGTGCAGGCGGTAGAGCAGCTCGGAATCGACAAGGCAGTGCCATCAAGGATACTAGAGATCATGGGAATCGACTCCCTCACTCGGCACAACATAGCAAGCCATTTGCAG AAGTACCGGTCTCACCGGAAGCACATGCTTGcccgggaggcggaggcggcaagCTGGACGCAACGACGGCATGCCTACGCCGCCGGAGGACCTGCAGGAGCTGCGAAGAAGCAGGAGACGAGCATGTGGACAGTGCCAACCATCGGCTTTTCGCCGTCGccagctcctcttcctccgccgccgccgccgccgcaccctgCGATGCAGCATTTTGCACGGCCGCTGCACGTTTGGGGCCACCCATCGACAGACCCGCACTCTCCCCGTGTGGCAGTGTGGCCGCCGAGGCACCCGGCCACGCCGCGCGGTcctgtgccgccgccgccgccgtcgtgggCTGCCCCGCCCCCTACTTTCTGGCATCACCCATACATGAGG GGGCCagcacatgcatatatgccgGCAACTCATGGGACTCCTTGCGTGGCAATGCCGATGGCACCGGCG AAATTTCCTGCTCCACCGGTCGCCGGTGTTATGCCGTGCCCAGTCTACACGCCCCTCTCAGCACCAGCGAGCAAGAAACAACAAGATTCCCAGCTCCAACTACAGGCACAACCG tCAAATGAGAGCATAGACGCGGCTATTGGTGATGTTTTAACCAAACCGTGGCTGCCACTGCCCCTTGGGCTGAAGCCTCCTTCTCTGGGTAGTGTCATGGGCGAGCTTCAAAGGCAAGGCGTATCCAATGTCCCTCAAGCTTGCGG ATTGTTCGGagtgtga
- the LOC100834370 gene encoding protein trichome birefringence-like 19 translates to MIPSLRGMLRGLLTRGTEGRRRRHAIHKTAPVPGAAVAIVFFATGTLCFVFLGPLRSPPTPTTTSSSGKAAATACDATRGEWVHDPSLRPHYTNATCGFIQDYQNCMKHGKPSLEFLQWKWRPDAADAGCGELMERFDAARFFRAVRGRSILFVGDSLASSHVLSLVCTLSELETPTKRHSTGFEQWWFEAHDFAVSFFWTPFQIRWRLTSDGPESTAPGPARQGEVFAGPSDLHLDEPDERWMSAAKEHDYVVLSASHWFRRPAVYYRGGHVVGCHGCSAKDADNVTGTELSPEHAQRVAFRTVLRALARGEHGFEGTAVLRTVAPTHYEKGGWFDGGECPSTRPLGRDRTAEMVEPEAGFYRAQVEEFRAAAKEARRSGGAVRLRLMDVTGMMLRRPDGHPGRYGHGPGQHDGFDVDCLHWCLPGPIDVWNELLLQILDG, encoded by the coding sequence ATGATTCCTTCCCTCCGCGGCATGCTCCGCGGTCTACTCACTAGGGGTACCGAAGGCCGCCGTAGGCGCCATGCCATTCACAAGACCGCGCCCGTCCCCGGCGCTGCCGTTGCCATCGTCTTCTTCGCCACCGGCACACTCTGTTTCGTTTTCCTCGGCCCCCTCCGATCACCACCCACACCCACCACCACCTCATCATCCGgcaaggccgccgccacggcatGCGACGCCACGCGGGGCGAGTGGGTCCACGACCCAAGCTTGCGGCCGCACTACACGAACGCGACGTGCGGCTTCATCCAGGACTACCAGAACTGCATGAAGCACGGCAAGCCCAGCCTCGAGTTCCTCCAGTGGAAATGGCGacccgacgccgccgacgccggctgCGGCGAGCTCATGGAGCGTTTCGACGCGGCGCGGTTCTTCCGGGCCGTGCGGGGGAGGTCGATCCTCTTCGTcggggactcgctggccaGCAGCCACGTGCTCTCCCTCGTGTGCACCCTCTCGGAGCTGGAGACCCCGACGAAACGGCATAGCACGGGATTCGAGCAGTGGTGGTTCGAAGCGCACGACTTCGCCGTCTCCTTCTTCTGGACGCCGTTCCAGATCCGCTGGCGTCTGACATCAGACGGCCCGGAATCGACGGCGCCGGGCCCGGCCCGGCAAGGGGAGGTGTTCGCCGGCCCGAGCGACCTCCACCTCGACGAGCCCGACGAGCGGTGGATGTCGGCCGCCAAGGAGCACGACTACGTGGTCCTCTCCGCGTCGCACTGGTTCCGGCGCCCGGCCGTGTACTACCGCGGCGGCCACGTCGTCGGCTGCCACGGCTGCAGCGCCAAGGATGCCGACAACGTCACCGGCACCGAGCTCTCTCCGGAGCACGCGCAGCGCGTGGCGTTCCGGACCGTGCTGCGGGCGCTGGCGCGTGGGGAGCACGGGTTCGAGGGGACGGCGGTGCTGCGGACGGTGGCGCCGACGCACTACGAGAAGGGCGGGTGGTTCGACGGGGGCGAGTGCCCGAGCACGCGGCCGCTGGGCCGGGACCGGACGGCGGAGATGGTGGAACCAGAGGCTGGGTTTTACAGGGCTCAGGTGGAGGAGTTCAgagcggcggcgaaggaggcGAGAAGGAGCGGCGGTGCCGTGCGGCTCAGGCTGATGGATGTGACGGGGATGATGCTGCGCCGGCCGGACGGGCATCCAGGGCGGTACGGCCATGGCCCTGGCCAGCACGATGGGTTCGACGTCGATTGCCTGCACTGGTGCTTACCGGGGCCGATCGATGTGTGGAACGAGCTGCTGCTTCAGATCTTGGACGGTTAG